The genomic window GGCATAGGTTGCCAGCGCGGCGGTGGTTAATTGTTTGACAAAGTCGCGACGAATCAGTCGTTCAGACATCACAAATCCTTACCGGACTAACAGGAATTCGGGCAGCATACAGATCGCCCACAACGCGTCCTGCACCGCTTCGGTGGTGGGCGTGTCGCCGAGGTAGGCGGTCATCGTGGCCAGTTCATCGGCGGTGGGCTGACGCGACAACGCAAAGGCATAGATATATCGGACCATGTGCTCGGTGTCCGCAAAGGGCATCGCTTGGATCCGTTTGGCTCCGCGAGCAAAGGCGGCCGCCAACTGGGACTCGTTGGCCAAATCGATGGCTTCCAACGTGCTCAGCTGCGTGGGCCGCATGGACACGATCTGTTCCCGTCCTGGTCGGCCCAGCGAACGCATCAGCGCCGTGTTTTTTAATAGCCCGGCCCGCACCGTGGGTTGCCCCACGCCGTCGGGACGATTTAACAGGTCGATCGCTTGTGGATTCACGGCAGCGGACCAGGCGTCCAGCGCGGGCACGATGACGGCTGATTGCCAGGGCCCCGGGCCGCCATCTTTTGAAGCCTGCAACGATGCCGGAATGGTCTCGCTGGTCTGCCAGCTATCGTCGGCGATGATGCTGGTTTCGTCGCCTTCTTCGAACGTTAGCTGAGCTTGAAAGAACAATCCCGCCGGACTGGGACTATTGGTGGTGTTGGTGGCCACGACCACAATCCAATTTCTTCCCTGCTGAAACGCGTCCGCGAGATCCACGGCTTTGACTTCCGTCCACTGCGTTCCCGCGTCCAGCTTGCGGCCGTTGACGTACAGCGTGAACTCGTTGTCGCAGGTCAGCACAGCCGTTCCGCTCACGATCGGCTGCTCCAGCGTGATTTGTTTGCGAAAAACAAGTGTTTGCGGCGGAGCGTTGTGGTCCGATCGGTTCCAGATCCAATGACTGTGCAACTCTCGTGTTGGGCTGGACGGATCGCGGGGCAGCGTGCGTGTGATCGGAGCATCGAACTTGTTTGGCGCGGCTCCGGTCAGTTGCCATACCGCATCCAAAAACTGTTCGGCCGTCATCCGCCGAGCTACCGGACCATGGTAGCCCTCGGCGGACTTACCAGCAGTATCACGTGGCTGCACCCGAGATTGATAGGCTTGGGAAGTCGCGATCAGCCGCAACACCTGTTTCAGATCGTAGTCATGGTCGACCAAGTAGGTACCGAGAAAATCCAACAGGTCCGCATTGGCGGGTTCGGTTTGCATGGCGTCCAGCGGATGCACGATGCCGCGTCCCATCAACTGATACCACAGCCGATTGACGATCGTCCGCGCGAATCGCCCGTTTTCGCGATGCGTCATCAGAGCGGCCAATTGTTTTAAACGTTCGGCTGGCGGTTTAGCGGGATCCACTTGCCCGATTTCGGGAAACAACCAGGCGGCTTTGGCGGTCCGACCGGTGGGTTTATCGCAGCGATGCAGCTCCAAGGGGCGCGGCGCATAAACCGCGGCCAGACCATAGGCTTCTTCCAAGGTCCAGCGGTCAATAAAACTGTCGTGACAGGAAGCGCATTTTAGATTGATGCCCAGAAACGACTGCGCGACACTTTGCGCGAACTGGATCTCCACCGTCTGCCCCGCACTGACGGTTCCCCGCCAGCGAATCCCATCGATAAACCCTCGGCTCTCGTCCGTCGGCGGTGCAATCAGCTCTTGCACCAATTGATCGAAAGGTTTGTTTTCGAGCAACGACTGATACAACCATCCACTGACCTGTTTGCGACCGCCGGTGATAAAGCCCGTGCCGCTGTAATCGTTGCGCAGCAGGTCGTTAAAAAACGTCATCCAGTGATCGGCATACGCAATTTTGTCGGCCAGCAAAGCGTCGATGACCTGTTCGCGTTTATCTTCGCTGCGATCTTGTAGAAACGCATCGAGCGTCTCGGGCGATGGCAACAGACCGGTCAAATCCAGCGTCGCCCGGCGGAGGAACGTGGCATCGTCGATGGCAGCAGGAATTTCTTCGCCACGCTGCAACACTTCGGCGTCGAGAATCCGATCGATGGGGTTGGTGCGTCCGGCATGGGCGGGCGGAAGCTCTGGACGACGCGGCCGCAAGGGCGGTTCGTACACGGGCGGGGCAAACGAAAACCCTGGTTCCCAAGCAACTTGTTGTTCGATCCACCGCCGCACCGTGTCGACCTCCGCCGGCTTCAGCCGCGGCCGATCTTGTGGAGGCATCTGGGTGTCGGTGTCGGTCGACTCGATCAATTCGAGCAGATAGGAATCGCCGGGATCCTCCAGGTCGACATGCCCGGACTCGACCAGCAAGACCCGCGAGTTCAGCGAGAAACTGCCCTTGGCTTCTTTGCCACCGTGGCACTCGATGCAATGCGTCCGCAAGATCGGCACTACATCGTGACTGAAATCCACGTCCGCAGCACGGCCCGCGGCGGCTGCGAACACAAAGCTGACGGCCACAATAACGGTATGGGTGAGGTGTTGGTTCATGCCGCCGATTATAGTCGTTCGGCGCCGTCCCCGTAGCCGAAGTCGCCAGACTTTGGACCGTTGAATCCAGGACTACCGCGTGTCTCCCCTTCCTGATCGCCGGCGCCGAGAAAACAGCGGTCTTGATGCGTCGGCCCCTCGCTGGTGATCACCAGCGGAGCGATGGTGGCGAGTTCGTCCAGCAACTGCTGCCGCGTGACGGTTTCCAATTCAGGACGAACGCTGTCCAGATGCTCGGTCAGTTGCTGCTGCTCGCGCAGACAAACCCCGGAAGCTCCAGGCTGCAATTCAGCCTGATCCTGATACCGTCGACACAACAGCGACTCGGCGGGCAGTTCGTCCAGGTGGTTCACAACCAACCCGTCCGGCTGGGTGGTGCGAGCGGCATAGCGCAGCAGCACCAGATCGAGGGGGCCAAAACGCATACCGTCCTGCCAATCGTTACGCGGATTTCCGGGATCGGTTTGCCGAGCGGTCATAGCCGGGCAAGCGGTGGGGAAGGGCCCGGCGCCGTGCCGGGTGGTGTAGGCCCGGGTTAATCCCAACGTGGTGACGCGATCGATCCCGCTGGCTTCAATCAATTCGAACGCATGCCGCGCCGTAACCGTGCTCCACGTCGTGAAGGGATGAAAGCCGTGATACTCATCCAACAGCACGCCCTGTGAACCTTCGAAGATGATCGTGTCGGCCGTCGGCATCTGCCAGTCGTAGCCCACACCCTGCATGCAGTCCATCAACAATTCGGCCTCTTGTTGTGGCGAGGTGTTTTGCAAAGTTGCCAGCCAGATCGGATCGAGCCGCGGAAGCGTTTGGACCTCCAACAGCAACCGATCTTGCAACAGCGTCAACTTGTGCAGCAGTGTCTGAGGGTCGTGAAGATCCGCCGCCACGGGTGCATCCAGACCGTATTGCAACCAGTACTGCCGCGTCTCGCCGACTCCCAAGCCACAGGATCCGTGCTTGTCCGCCCCGCGTGCCACTTCGCGCAAACGGTTCATCATTACGTGATAGGTAGTCGAGACGAGACAGTCGGGGTGGACACTAAGCATCGACTGGGGATCGTCCACGCCCAGCGACCGCAGATGGTCGGCTTCGGGAACCAGCGTCGCGGGATTCAGGATCATCCGCGGGCCTAGGTAGGTGCGTGCACCGGCCAACGTCCCCGCACCGAACTGCGAGAAAGTGTGCCGACGCCCATCGGGCAGCTGCACATTGTGCCCGGCCTGGGGTCCGCCACAATAGCGAACCACCACAGCGGCACGGTAGCGACGCGTGAGAAAATCCACGGTCGCTCCCTTGCCTTCATCGCCGAACCCCAGGCCCACGGTAATGATCGCGTGGGTCATCGTTGCAAAGCCGTTTCAACAGCTTGCACGACATCCTGGCTGGCGCCTTCGCCCTGCAGGTTGCCCGACAGTTCGTCCCAACCGATCGATTCTTGCGCCAAGCCAATGGCCGAAGCGATCAGTTCGCTGATGCCGCTAGGGTCGGGCAGACGCAGCGCGTACTGGCCGAGCAGGTTTCGCCAGCAGTTGATGATCCGTTCGTCGTGATAATATGAGGTCAGGTTCGGCAGGATGAAATACACCTCATACTTCTGCTGTGCCTCCTTCAATATCTGTTGGAACGGAATGTCCTTGGGCAAGCGATCCCCAAACACCCGTTTGACCTCCCGGCGGGATACGCGCGGGTAGGGCATTTCATCGCCGATGATGAAGGCGTACCCCTTCTTGCCGCGTTTTTCGTAGCCGTCCATAACGGTTTTACGAGCCAAAAAGTACAACGCCAATTCGTACGACTCGTGTTGCTGGCCTCCGCCACCGCCTTCCAGATACAACTTGTCCAAGTCCAGCTCGATTTCATTACCCGATTCGAACTGTCCGACCTGCAGCGGAGCCAGGTCGCATTTGGCGTCGCCGATGCCGCCCACTAAAATCGCGGGGTCCCGCACGAAGCCTCGCCGCAAGCACAACGCCATCAACGAACACAAACTGCGTTGCATGATCTGGGGAACCTGCAGCATCGATCCGGTGACATCAAACATCACGGCAATCGAAGTGCTGTGCGGGTTTTCCTGGCTATCGCGGGATTCGCGAACGCCGCCTTTGAGATGCATGGGATCCATATCGGGGTGGACGCCCGCACGCTCTCGACCTTGACGAATGTCTTCGTCATACCCAAACGCCGAACGCTGGTGACGTCGAAGCTGTTTGGCACGGTGGTTGTAATGCGCGTCCGACCAGTGTGTAGCACCCATGACTCTCTCCTTTCAGGAACGTTAGCGTCTCATCGACAACCGATGAAACTCGGGTGGACCGAAAACGATCGCGAACAACTCGCGAGCGTCGCGGTGTAACTCCCAGGCGTCGTCGGGACGCATGCTGGGAGATTCCAACAGGCAAGCTCGTAAGAACTGACCAACTGGATTCGGTAGGGCAGACGGAATCTGCTTGCTGCCGACCCGCCGGCCGGCAAGAAACATTGCGCAATTCGCTGCCATGAAAATGTCTAGACCGGGACCTGCCACCCAGGGCGCGTCCGCGGGAAACCAGACCCGGTATCGCTGCGGCACGACGCTCAGCGGTTTGCCAATCTTTGTGGCACTCCTCCAGTGCACCAATCGCAACCCATGCGATTCGGTGTTGAACCACAAATGTTGCGGAAGGACGGCACCATGCACGATCCCCTGACGGTGTACGAAGCCGAGGATTTCCAACATGCGGTTGAACATCCACGCGACATGTTGTCCCGCCACGCCTTCGTCATATCGCTGCCGAATCTGCGTTGCCGTGTACCAAGGCCCGTCGCCATAATTATCGTCTTGCCCAACCGTTGCCGATGCCCCGCCGTGCCACCGCTCTGGGGCGCACGGCAGATAATCTGCGTACGGAGTGCCCACGGCGCGACGGTGCAGGTACCGCAACACGGACGCTTCTCGTTTGTCTGCGACCGGAGCCTCACCGATCCGCAGCGGTTCCTCGCTGATTGTGTTGCTCGCCGGATTGTCCGTTAGGTTTTCTGCTGGTTCGCTCGCATGCACTTCGGCTGCATGCACTTCGCCCATCTGTTGCTCGACCGACAGCGGTGCAACCGGCAACGGTGCGGCGTTCTTCAGCCAACGCTTCAGTCCCCAAGCGATCTCGTGGGCTACCGAATCTTGTTCAAATCGTTCCGGGCGAATCGCCACGGCGATGCACCATAACAGCAACACGCGAAACCTTGGAAACCGGATCGCGGCCAGCAGTGTCAGCAGAACCGTGCCGAGCAGCAGGAAGGAGACGATCCCCAGTCCCATGGGCAGCCATTCGCTGGTTCGCAAGTGATGGCTTTCAAACATGAGCATCGTCCTCTACCTATCGTGAATGTCGCTAATGACGCTGTTGTGTTCCTTTAAAGCGATACAGTTCTGCCGGTCGATGGCCGACCGCCTGCTCGTGCTCTCCCGTTGCCGCGATCCTTCCGGAGGCGATCAAGCGACGCCGGAAGGAGTCCTTGTTCAACTTGCGGCCCAGAATCGTTTCGTGAATGTCCTGCAATTGCCGCAGGGTGAACTTTTTGGGCAACAGTTCGAACCCAATCGGTGCGTAGTCGAGCTTGCCACGAAGTCGCTCGACCACCATCCCCAAGATGTCTCCGTGATCAAAGGCCAGCGGCAGTCGCTTGCCCTGCTCATCCAAACCGTGCACCGGGCCGGCGGCTTGACCTTTGCCCGTGCCTTTCGCCGACAATTCGATCAATTGCGTTCGTTGGTCGGCAGCGAACCCCTTGGTCAGTTTTCCGGGGTCGACCAAAGCGTAATAAGCCACCGAGACGACCCGCGTGCGGGGATCGCGATCGGGTTGCCCGAATGTATACAGTTGCTCCAAGAAAATCCGCGAGATCCCGACCTTGGTCTGCAGGGCGCGCTGCGCCGCTTCATCCAGCGACTCTCGGATGCCGACAAACGTGCCCGGCAGCGCCCACTTGCCGCGTGCCGGATGCTGCTCGCGTTGCACCAGCACCGCCTTCAGCTTGCCCCCATCAGCGGTGACCAACGCCACGTCGACCGTCAGCGAGGGATGTGGAAACTGCGACGCATCGTAGCCGGCCAGAAAGGCCTGCTCGTCAGTGGTAGATGCGGTCGTGAATGGTTTTTTTGCCATCGGCTCCCCTTAGATACACAAAGCATATATCTACGTCGCATATAAGTCAAGGAGGTTTTTGGGGAGGGCTGTGGGAAAGCTTGGTAGACGAAGGGGTGCGTTGTGTTCGCGGGGGACGCGAACAACGATCCTCTACTGTTTCAACGCACGTTCGATGGCTTCAATGGTAGCCAGATTGGGCTTGAAGGAACCCGGCCGCTTGCCGGCGGCGACGTCACGCGGTGTAGCGCCGCGTTTGTTGGGACGGTTCCAGACCTTGGATTCCGCCCCCAATTCAACCAGTTGATCCACCACTCGGGGAAAGCTGCGGTAGGCCGCGCCGTGCACCGCGGTTTCACCGTTGTCGTCGACCGCGTTCAGATCCGCGCCCCAGCGGTGCAGCTGTTCGACGGCAACCAACACCTCGTCTTCGGTTCCCGGATACTCGTCGGCCACAAACACGCCCACTCCAGCGGCGGCCAACAAAGGCGTGCAGCCATCCCGATTGGGAATCGTGTGATCGGCTCCCAAGTCCACCAGCAACCGCATCAGGGGCACATCGGAAGTGAAAGCCGCCAACAACAGCGGCGTGGCACCACGTGGATTTAGTCTTGCTGCGCCCGCTCGGCCTCGCTCCAGTTGCAGGTTTACGTCCGCACCGCGAGCGACCAACTGGCGGACAAATTCCAAACTGTCGACACGGCCCGATCCCCGTGGCGGTGGATCACCGGCCGGATTATCGCCGCGGCTTGGTCGCCTGACCCAAGACAGCGCATGCAGCGGCGCATACCCGCTGCGTTGATCGTTCGGGTCGGCGCCCGCATCGACCAACGCCAAGGCCAGCTCAAAATGCGCGCTCTCGACGGCTAACATCAATGCCGACATGCCATTTCGCGGCGCCCGGCCGCCGCCCTTCTGCGGCTTCATTGCACCATTCACATCGACACCGGCCGCCAACAATCGCTGAACCACATCGATGTGGCCTTCGCGGGCGGCAAAACGGAACGCGGTGAAGCCGGACTCAAGCGTGACGTCTGGATCGGCACCGCGTTCGATCAGCAACTCCACCACATCGGCGTGGCCTGCTGCGGCGGCCCACATCAACGCCGTCTGCCCGGCTTGCTGCTGAGCGTTGACTTCCGCGCCATGGTCAAGCAAAGCGGCCACCGTTGCTCGATTGCCGACCCGAGCGGCCAACATCAATAGTGTTTCCTCGGCCGGCAAGCGTTGCTTCACATCCGCGCCGGCTTGCAATAACCGCTGCGTGATCTCGGGTTGGTTGGCTGTGATCGCGATCGATAGCGGCGTGATCTGATAACGCGTGGCGGCGTCCACATCGGCTCCCGCTTCGATCAGTTCTTGCACCTTCGAAAGGTCTCCGTCCCGCACCGCTTGGTGCAGAGCGGTCACGCCCAGCGGAGCGCTTTGGGCGTTCGCCACGCCAGGCACGGGGTACACGATGTAAATCGCCAATAACAGCGATAGAACTGGCCATGCACGCATGGGTAACTTTCACCTCTGGTTTAGGAATCTTGTTCCCAGGCTCTGCCTGGGAACACACTGCATGGGAGGCTCCGCCTCCGGTCTTCTGCTGGGCAGGCGGAGCCTGCGGAGCAGTTCACTCCCAGGCGGAGCCTGGGAGCGAGGAATTACACCCTCACCGGGTCAAACAACTTGTCGATGCGGCCGGTGCTGTCGGCAAAGGTTTCCAGCGGCACGCCGACTTTGTTTAGCAGGGTCAGGTGCAAGTTGGCCAGCGGCGTCGGCGTGTCGAAGCGCAGATGGCGTCCGCCCTGCATGCGGCCTGCTGCCCCACCGGCCACCAACACCGGCAGATTTGTGTGGTCGTGGGCGTCGGGATTTCCCATGCCGCTTCCGTACATCAGCAACGAGTGATCCAGCAGGGTGCCATTGCCTTCGGGAATCGATTGCAGCTTTTGCAGGAATTCGGCAAACAGCGACACGTGAAATTGATTGATCTTGGCAACCTTGGCCAGCTTTTCGGGCCGGTTGCCATGATGCGTGACCGGGTGATGTGGATCGGGCACGCCGATTTCCGGATAAGTTCGATTGCTGGTTTCGCGGGCCAACTGGAAGGTGGTCACCCGCGTGATGTCGGCTTGAAAGGCCAGGGCCTGCAAGTCGAACATTAACCTCGCATGCGCGGCGTACGATTCGGGAACGCCCACAGGCCGGTCCAGATCCGGCAGGGGATGATCCGCGGCGCTGGCTTCGGCGTGTTGGATGCGTCGTTCGACTTCGCGCAAACTGTCCAGGTAGCCCTCGACTCTCTGCCGATCCGAACCGCCCAATTGCCGTTGCAGTCGCCGCATCTCGTCGCTGACCGAATCCAGCAAACTCGCCCGTGAACGCCGTTGGGCTCGCCGCTGTTGTGGTGATCCGCCTTCGCCGAACAGCATCTCGAAGACCAGGCGTGGATGAGCTTCCGAAGGCAGTGGCGTGGTGGGGGACGACCAGGACAAATTATTCTGATAGACACAGGCGTAACCGTTGTCGCATTGGCCGACCGTGGACATGGTATCCATGGCCAGTTCCAGCGAAGGCAAGGCCGTGGAGCGACCGATTTTCCGGGCAGCGATTTGGTCGACCGTGGTGCCCAGATAGTAATCGGTGCTCTCGGTTAGTTTCGCTCGGGCAGCGCTTAAAAAGGCCGCGTTGGATGTAGCGTGGGATCCCGGGTATGCGTTTTGCAAGTCCATCCCCGTGACAACCGTCAAGTGATCTTTGACGGGAGCCAGAGGCTGCAAACTGGAGGGCAGATCGTCCAGGTTTTCGCCCTTCGGCGTCCACTGTGCGGCGTGAAAGCCCATCGGGATGTAGACGTACGCCAGCCGTCGCAGAGCGCTGTCGCTGGCTGCGGTAGCCGCATCAGCGGTCATGGCCGGCAGCATGGCATCCAACAGGGGCAACGCGACGGCCGCGCCGGCGCCGCGCAACAGTGTGCGCCGCGAAAGGGAGCGTTTACGAACAATCACGGTTGACTCCGCATTTGAAAGGAGGGACTCAAAACCAGGGCGGTTACCAGCGACGCAAAGCGATAGTCGTCGGCCGCTGCGGCATCGACGATGCCTCGAATCGCGGGGCCATCATGCCGGTCGACGTGCCGTCCGATGGCGTAGGTTAGCAGTTTTGCGGTCAGGGTTTGCACAAACATTTCGGGCCGCTGCAGGATACCGGCTTCTAATTGGTCGACGCCTTCAACGACCGTGCCATCGGGCAGTCGGCCCCGCACGTCGATGGGCTGGCCGTCCATCCGCTCGCGCCACCGGCCCACGGCGTCAAATTGATCGAGCGCGAAACCGACCGGATCGATCAGGTCGTGGCAACTGGCACAGGAGGGGTTCGAACGATGTAGAGCCAGTTGATCACGCAGCGTTGTTAACTTGCCCGGCGTTTTTTCTTTCAGGGTGGGAATGTTGGGCGGCGGAGGCGGAGGCGGCGTACCCAGGATGTTTTCCAGCACCCAACTGCCACGCAGCGTCGGTGCCGTGCGAGTGGCGTAAGACGTAACCATTAGCAGGCTGCCGTGGCGAAGCAAACCGCCGCGATGCTGCTCCGGCGTCACCCGCACGCGGCGGAAGTGGCTGCCGTAGACATGCGGGATCCCATAATGTTTGGCTAGACGTTCGTTTAAAAACGTGTCCTCGCTGCGGATCAGATCCAGCACGCTGCGATTGCGACGCACCACATCCGCAAAAAAGTGCTGCGTCTCGCCGCGAAAGGCTTCGCGTAGATTGGCGTCGAAGTCTGGGAACAAACGCAGGTCGGGAGTGATCGAATCCAGGTTCCTCAGGTACAACCATTGATCGGCAAAGTTGTCGACCAGCGATTGAGAACGCTGGTCGGCCAGCATCCGCCGCACCTGCTGCTGCAATATTTCGGGATCGTGCAAGCGTTGCTGTTCGGCTAAATCCAGCAGCCTTTCGTCCGGAATACTGCTCCACAGAAAAAAGGACAATCGCGATGCCAGTTCGATGTCCGGATTGCCTGTCGCTTGGCCCCCGGAGTCGACGTGAAACAAAAAATGAGGGTTCACCAAAATCGCGGACAACGCAGCTTCCACGCCGGCGTCAAAGCGATCTTGCAGCGTCCATGAGTCATCGCCCGGATGCGGTTCGGACGCCTGATCAAAGAATCGCATGGGCACATCCAGGTCGGCCGCGGTGACGGGCCGTCGATAGGCCTTCCGCAGCAAAGGCCGAATGACCTGCTGAGCGGCGGAACGCAATTTATCGGGCGAGTTTGGTCGCACGCAGAAAATGGCTTGTCGGCTGGGTGAGTCATGATCTTCCGCAGTCGTCAAAGCGGCACGATCCAGCGGCCCGACGATCGA from Roseimaritima ulvae includes these protein-coding regions:
- a CDS encoding DUF1549 domain-containing protein; translated protein: MNQHLTHTVIVAVSFVFAAAAGRAADVDFSHDVVPILRTHCIECHGGKEAKGSFSLNSRVLLVESGHVDLEDPGDSYLLELIESTDTDTQMPPQDRPRLKPAEVDTVRRWIEQQVAWEPGFSFAPPVYEPPLRPRRPELPPAHAGRTNPIDRILDAEVLQRGEEIPAAIDDATFLRRATLDLTGLLPSPETLDAFLQDRSEDKREQVIDALLADKIAYADHWMTFFNDLLRNDYSGTGFITGGRKQVSGWLYQSLLENKPFDQLVQELIAPPTDESRGFIDGIRWRGTVSAGQTVEIQFAQSVAQSFLGINLKCASCHDSFIDRWTLEEAYGLAAVYAPRPLELHRCDKPTGRTAKAAWLFPEIGQVDPAKPPAERLKQLAALMTHRENGRFARTIVNRLWYQLMGRGIVHPLDAMQTEPANADLLDFLGTYLVDHDYDLKQVLRLIATSQAYQSRVQPRDTAGKSAEGYHGPVARRMTAEQFLDAVWQLTGAAPNKFDAPITRTLPRDPSSPTRELHSHWIWNRSDHNAPPQTLVFRKQITLEQPIVSGTAVLTCDNEFTLYVNGRKLDAGTQWTEVKAVDLADAFQQGRNWIVVVATNTTNSPSPAGLFFQAQLTFEEGDETSIIADDSWQTSETIPASLQASKDGGPGPWQSAVIVPALDAWSAAVNPQAIDLLNRPDGVGQPTVRAGLLKNTALMRSLGRPGREQIVSMRPTQLSTLEAIDLANESQLAAAFARGAKRIQAMPFADTEHMVRYIYAFALSRQPTADELATMTAYLGDTPTTEAVQDALWAICMLPEFLLVR
- a CDS encoding adenylosuccinate synthetase, which codes for MTHAIITVGLGFGDEGKGATVDFLTRRYRAAVVVRYCGGPQAGHNVQLPDGRRHTFSQFGAGTLAGARTYLGPRMILNPATLVPEADHLRSLGVDDPQSMLSVHPDCLVSTTYHVMMNRLREVARGADKHGSCGLGVGETRQYWLQYGLDAPVAADLHDPQTLLHKLTLLQDRLLLEVQTLPRLDPIWLATLQNTSPQQEAELLMDCMQGVGYDWQMPTADTIIFEGSQGVLLDEYHGFHPFTTWSTVTARHAFELIEASGIDRVTTLGLTRAYTTRHGAGPFPTACPAMTARQTDPGNPRNDWQDGMRFGPLDLVLLRYAARTTQPDGLVVNHLDELPAESLLCRRYQDQAELQPGASGVCLREQQQLTEHLDSVRPELETVTRQQLLDELATIAPLVITSEGPTHQDRCFLGAGDQEGETRGSPGFNGPKSGDFGYGDGAERL
- a CDS encoding NUDIX hydrolase, with product MAKKPFTTASTTDEQAFLAGYDASQFPHPSLTVDVALVTADGGKLKAVLVQREQHPARGKWALPGTFVGIRESLDEAAQRALQTKVGISRIFLEQLYTFGQPDRDPRTRVVSVAYYALVDPGKLTKGFAADQRTQLIELSAKGTGKGQAAGPVHGLDEQGKRLPLAFDHGDILGMVVERLRGKLDYAPIGFELLPKKFTLRQLQDIHETILGRKLNKDSFRRRLIASGRIAATGEHEQAVGHRPAELYRFKGTQQRH
- a CDS encoding ankyrin repeat domain-containing protein codes for the protein MRAWPVLSLLLAIYIVYPVPGVANAQSAPLGVTALHQAVRDGDLSKVQELIEAGADVDAATRYQITPLSIAITANQPEITQRLLQAGADVKQRLPAEETLLMLAARVGNRATVAALLDHGAEVNAQQQAGQTALMWAAAAGHADVVELLIERGADPDVTLESGFTAFRFAAREGHIDVVQRLLAAGVDVNGAMKPQKGGGRAPRNGMSALMLAVESAHFELALALVDAGADPNDQRSGYAPLHALSWVRRPSRGDNPAGDPPPRGSGRVDSLEFVRQLVARGADVNLQLERGRAGAARLNPRGATPLLLAAFTSDVPLMRLLVDLGADHTIPNRDGCTPLLAAAGVGVFVADEYPGTEDEVLVAVEQLHRWGADLNAVDDNGETAVHGAAYRSFPRVVDQLVELGAESKVWNRPNKRGATPRDVAAGKRPGSFKPNLATIEAIERALKQ
- a CDS encoding DUF1552 domain-containing protein, translating into MIVRKRSLSRRTLLRGAGAAVALPLLDAMLPAMTADAATAASDSALRRLAYVYIPMGFHAAQWTPKGENLDDLPSSLQPLAPVKDHLTVVTGMDLQNAYPGSHATSNAAFLSAARAKLTESTDYYLGTTVDQIAARKIGRSTALPSLELAMDTMSTVGQCDNGYACVYQNNLSWSSPTTPLPSEAHPRLVFEMLFGEGGSPQQRRAQRRSRASLLDSVSDEMRRLQRQLGGSDRQRVEGYLDSLREVERRIQHAEASAADHPLPDLDRPVGVPESYAAHARLMFDLQALAFQADITRVTTFQLARETSNRTYPEIGVPDPHHPVTHHGNRPEKLAKVAKINQFHVSLFAEFLQKLQSIPEGNGTLLDHSLLMYGSGMGNPDAHDHTNLPVLVAGGAAGRMQGGRHLRFDTPTPLANLHLTLLNKVGVPLETFADSTGRIDKLFDPVRV
- a CDS encoding DUF1592 domain-containing protein → MPHVAVQSVILIMAACLSGSILLSAPVLADSGPTAVDDLQTAADFVEQHCLDCHNDAEAARDFNLEPFADDASWTPRADWDTSDWEKILKRLVGRQMPPADASRPEESEYIAAIGALRRHLDRQADAFPPPPATTGLRRLTRTQYANAIRDLLRLEIDAADWLPADSSSHGFDNITVTELSPTQLERYVTAAQQLSRLAVGGRLPGPLGKTVRVPGDQSQSAHVEGLPLGTRGGVLIPFTFPRSGAYEIRVRLARDRDELVEGLNGTYHLDVLLDDDPIDRFAIKRPKGRDHTQVDAHLKLRVHVSAGLHRVGVTFPRNTMALQEIKRQPFDVQFNQHRHPRQAPAVQEVSIVGPLDRAALTTAEDHDSPSRQAIFCVRPNSPDKLRSAAQQVIRPLLRKAYRRPVTAADLDVPMRFFDQASEPHPGDDSWTLQDRFDAGVEAALSAILVNPHFLFHVDSGGQATGNPDIELASRLSFFLWSSIPDERLLDLAEQQRLHDPEILQQQVRRMLADQRSQSLVDNFADQWLYLRNLDSITPDLRLFPDFDANLREAFRGETQHFFADVVRRNRSVLDLIRSEDTFLNERLAKHYGIPHVYGSHFRRVRVTPEQHRGGLLRHGSLLMVTSYATRTAPTLRGSWVLENILGTPPPPPPPNIPTLKEKTPGKLTTLRDQLALHRSNPSCASCHDLIDPVGFALDQFDAVGRWRERMDGQPIDVRGRLPDGTVVEGVDQLEAGILQRPEMFVQTLTAKLLTYAIGRHVDRHDGPAIRGIVDAAAADDYRFASLVTALVLSPSFQMRSQP